A portion of the Streptomyces sp. YPW6 genome contains these proteins:
- a CDS encoding AAA family ATPase — protein sequence MKPSRPLYEREPELAAAAEAVDALCGAQAVGGLLVFSGEAGLGKTALLAEIQAMAADRCTVWSARGGETVTSVPFHVVRQLLQPALDRFPPDETRALFGDWFEITAPALGLAEPSGPQPDPQGVRDGLDFVVGRLASRLSHRPLLLIVDDAHWADGESLAWLASFTARLGELPVLVVQAHRPQELAERDANYIADREAERGGSQGTVTRVALRALTPDATAVLVRAGLGEHADDPFCREVWAVTGGNPYEAVELVAKVQDRELPPVEESAGELRELGASARGSGLVARLERLGTNANRFAWAAAVLGTDISQELAATLAGMSSAEAADCTARLRDARIVSGFDPLEFVHPLIASAVYRSIPPATRTAMHGRAAWAITRAGLGAAAASRHLLEVHPDDDQELVAQLREAAGQHLAVGAPEAARRCLERALEEPPRPKDRAVLLYELGCATLLSSPPTTVQHLRAALDMPGLDDGLRVDATFRLAAALAHNNQLKDAALSLAAEAARTAPGPGLMRLQAAHFMWEGMQAAEDDGPARSRRLTRNADHLKGRDNAERALLTLRAFDAMLRGENAQLIVDLCERALIDGSPARGLGWTDSEWGFELPTMVGITYTFVDQLDRAESLFGEAVRAFEISGWSGAHLAFAHTLLGMVHRRRGRLAEAEGFLREGLRLADRVGSGLPVHWDAACLLIDTLLARGRTDEARRIADRYHFGPPYPSAMVLPDGPCVRGRLLLAEGRKKEAIAELEAAGAALEPRERFNGIWAPWAGDLARALAEDDPARAAHLAARNRVHAERFGTPTALGEALRCVALFAPPERSAQLLAEAVGHLEKSSSAYEHALARVEYGIAIGSHRELARAQKQAMACGAEGLAARAQQARASIRSSE from the coding sequence ATGAAGCCGTCCCGGCCGTTGTACGAGCGTGAACCGGAACTCGCCGCCGCTGCCGAGGCGGTGGACGCCCTGTGCGGGGCGCAGGCCGTCGGCGGGCTCCTGGTGTTCAGCGGAGAGGCGGGACTCGGCAAGACCGCGCTGCTCGCCGAGATCCAGGCGATGGCCGCCGACCGCTGCACCGTGTGGTCCGCCCGGGGAGGCGAGACCGTCACCTCCGTACCGTTCCATGTCGTACGGCAGTTGCTGCAGCCCGCCCTCGACCGGTTCCCGCCCGACGAGACCCGGGCCCTGTTCGGCGACTGGTTCGAGATCACCGCCCCGGCCCTGGGTCTCGCCGAGCCGAGCGGCCCGCAGCCCGATCCGCAGGGTGTGCGCGACGGCCTGGACTTCGTCGTCGGCCGTCTCGCCTCCCGGCTCAGCCACCGCCCCTTGCTCCTCATCGTGGACGACGCCCACTGGGCGGACGGCGAATCCCTCGCCTGGCTGGCCTCGTTCACCGCCCGCCTCGGTGAACTGCCCGTCCTGGTGGTGCAGGCCCACCGCCCGCAGGAGCTGGCCGAACGCGACGCCAACTACATCGCCGACCGCGAGGCCGAACGCGGCGGCAGCCAGGGCACGGTGACCCGGGTCGCCCTGCGGGCCCTGACCCCGGACGCCACCGCCGTACTGGTCCGCGCGGGCCTCGGCGAGCACGCCGACGACCCGTTCTGCCGCGAGGTGTGGGCCGTCACCGGAGGCAATCCGTACGAGGCGGTCGAGCTGGTCGCCAAGGTCCAGGACCGCGAACTGCCGCCCGTGGAGGAATCCGCCGGCGAACTGCGCGAACTCGGCGCGTCCGCGCGGGGCAGCGGGCTCGTCGCCCGGCTGGAGCGGCTCGGCACGAACGCGAACCGGTTCGCCTGGGCCGCAGCCGTCCTCGGCACCGACATCTCCCAGGAACTGGCCGCCACCCTCGCCGGAATGAGCTCGGCGGAGGCCGCCGACTGCACGGCCCGGCTGCGCGACGCCCGTATCGTCAGCGGCTTCGACCCGCTGGAGTTCGTCCACCCGCTGATCGCGAGCGCCGTCTACCGCTCGATCCCGCCGGCCACCCGCACCGCCATGCACGGGCGCGCCGCCTGGGCGATCACCCGTGCCGGCCTCGGCGCCGCCGCGGCCTCCCGGCACCTGCTGGAAGTCCACCCGGACGACGACCAGGAACTGGTCGCGCAGCTACGGGAAGCCGCCGGCCAGCATCTCGCCGTCGGTGCGCCCGAAGCGGCCCGACGCTGCCTGGAACGGGCCCTGGAGGAGCCGCCCCGCCCCAAGGACCGGGCTGTCCTCCTCTACGAGCTGGGGTGCGCCACGCTGCTGAGCTCCCCGCCCACCACGGTCCAGCACCTGCGGGCCGCCCTCGACATGCCGGGGCTCGACGACGGGCTGCGCGTCGACGCCACCTTCCGGCTGGCCGCCGCGCTCGCCCACAACAACCAGCTCAAGGACGCGGCGCTGTCGTTGGCCGCCGAAGCCGCGCGTACCGCGCCCGGCCCCGGACTGATGCGTCTGCAGGCGGCGCACTTCATGTGGGAGGGCATGCAGGCCGCCGAGGACGACGGACCGGCCCGCTCCCGGCGGCTCACCCGCAACGCCGACCACCTCAAGGGCCGCGACAACGCGGAGCGGGCGCTGCTCACCCTCCGGGCCTTCGACGCCATGCTGCGCGGTGAGAACGCCCAGCTCATCGTCGACCTCTGCGAGCGCGCCCTGATCGACGGCAGCCCCGCCCGGGGCCTCGGCTGGACCGATTCCGAGTGGGGCTTCGAACTGCCCACCATGGTCGGCATCACCTACACCTTCGTCGATCAGCTGGACCGCGCCGAGAGCCTCTTCGGCGAGGCGGTCCGGGCCTTCGAGATCTCCGGCTGGAGCGGCGCGCACCTGGCGTTCGCCCACACCCTGCTCGGCATGGTCCACCGGCGTCGCGGCCGCCTCGCCGAGGCCGAGGGCTTCCTGCGCGAAGGACTCCGCCTCGCCGACCGTGTCGGCTCCGGACTGCCCGTCCACTGGGACGCTGCCTGCCTGCTCATCGACACCCTGCTGGCCCGCGGCCGCACCGACGAGGCCCGCAGGATCGCCGACCGCTACCACTTCGGCCCGCCCTACCCCAGCGCCATGGTGCTGCCCGACGGGCCGTGCGTGCGGGGCCGCCTGCTGCTGGCCGAGGGCCGCAAGAAGGAGGCGATCGCCGAGCTCGAAGCGGCGGGCGCCGCACTGGAGCCGCGCGAACGCTTCAACGGCATCTGGGCTCCCTGGGCCGGCGACCTGGCACGCGCCCTGGCCGAGGACGACCCGGCCCGCGCGGCACACCTCGCCGCCCGGAACCGGGTCCACGCCGAACGCTTCGGCACACCCACCGCTCTCGGCGAAGCCCTGCGCTGCGTCGCCCTCTTCGCACCTCCGGAGCGCTCCGCTCAGCTGCTCGCCGAGGCCGTGGGACACCTGGAGAAGTCCTCCTCCGCCTACGAGCACGCCCTCGCCCGGGTCGAGTACGGCATCGCCATCGGATCGCACCGGGAGCTGGCCCGAGCCCAGAAGCAGGCCATGGCCTGTGGGGCCGAAGGGCTGGCCGCCCGCGCCCAGCAGGCACGCGCGTCGATACGGTCCTCGGAGTGA
- a CDS encoding DUF309 domain-containing protein, whose protein sequence is MNEMRRDRDAEGRARNARPRDGLGRPLPYGAPGVERQPEGVVRTPAETLREAQRLLDAGMPFHAHEVFEDAWKSGPEDERELWRGLAQLAVGLTHSARGNTAGGARLLRRGAGALAPFAGAGPYGITVAALSGWARELAVRVESGTTVDAAAEAPRLRG, encoded by the coding sequence GTGAACGAGATGCGCAGGGACCGTGATGCCGAGGGACGGGCGCGCAACGCGCGCCCCCGCGACGGACTGGGCCGCCCCCTGCCGTACGGGGCGCCCGGCGTCGAGCGGCAGCCGGAGGGGGTCGTCCGCACGCCAGCGGAGACGCTGAGGGAGGCGCAGCGGCTGCTGGACGCGGGGATGCCGTTCCACGCGCACGAGGTCTTCGAGGACGCCTGGAAGTCGGGGCCGGAGGACGAACGCGAGCTGTGGCGGGGACTGGCCCAGCTCGCGGTGGGGCTGACCCATTCCGCGCGGGGCAACACCGCGGGCGGGGCGCGGCTGCTGCGCCGGGGCGCGGGGGCGCTCGCCCCGTTCGCCGGGGCCGGCCCGTACGGGATCACGGTGGCGGCGCTGTCCGGCTGGGCGCGGGAGTTGGCGGTCCGGGTGGAGTCGGGCACGACGGTGGACGCGGCGGCCGAGGCGCCCCGCCTGCGGGGGTAG
- a CDS encoding DUF2264 domain-containing protein, with protein MNASAGDLFGLPPEDRASSPYTGYTRAHWEAAADGMLDAAWKWATPHGARLDLPGPPSHAGVRSDGLEGYARTFLAAGFRVAGAGGKDPNGLLERYAAGLDAGTRTPGRDDAESWPLILDHHVQGQPMVESASVALGLRLTRPWLWDRLASGVQDRAERWLRGALRHVPSGNNWYLFPYTVAGFLESVGRGDAETARARERASELLDHWYRGDGWYADGDGRAFDHYNGWALHLYPLLDAHLSGDEEESGRHGARLREHLDSFSLMFGGDGAPLYFGRSLTYRFAAGAAVGLGAVTGHTPLAPGVSRRLVSGSLRYFLERGAIGHDGLLSLGWHGPHAATLQTYSGPASPYWASKAFVTLLAPAGHPLWTSPEEAAPSEGPDRVLSVPATGLLVQSTGADGVVRLHNHGSDHVRPDEGESAADEDPHYARLAYSTVTGPTSAGNTADNHLSVTVGGARSARRRIRPLGCGHGDGWGWAASWHLPVFPAGPSTVPGLRVESVTVVRGRHELRAHRVLGAPDGARAELTGWATAPDGPVRSVLRELHGWEAPEEVRAPQGTAFARWATVPRLGAEVTGTAVLVALASLTAGPEAAPPDEAVGGSADPGGASSGAVDGAGTSGGSVDRGSASSGSVDRDSASSGSVDRDSASGSAVDRVAVDGDTVSVRWSQDGAWTRIAFGGDTVTVEHG; from the coding sequence ATGAACGCCTCAGCTGGTGACCTCTTCGGACTGCCTCCGGAGGACCGCGCGTCGAGCCCGTACACCGGATACACCCGCGCGCACTGGGAGGCGGCCGCCGACGGCATGCTGGACGCCGCCTGGAAGTGGGCCACGCCGCACGGCGCACGGCTCGACCTCCCCGGGCCCCCGTCGCACGCGGGGGTCCGGTCCGACGGCCTGGAGGGGTACGCGCGCACGTTCCTGGCGGCCGGGTTCCGGGTCGCGGGGGCGGGCGGAAAGGATCCGAACGGTCTGCTGGAGCGGTACGCGGCCGGGCTCGACGCCGGTACGCGGACGCCGGGCCGGGACGACGCGGAGTCCTGGCCGCTGATCCTCGACCACCATGTGCAGGGACAGCCGATGGTGGAGTCCGCGTCCGTGGCACTCGGCCTGCGCCTCACCCGGCCCTGGCTGTGGGACCGGCTGGCATCCGGCGTACAGGACCGTGCGGAGCGGTGGCTGCGGGGCGCCCTGCGGCATGTTCCGTCGGGCAACAACTGGTACCTCTTCCCGTACACCGTCGCCGGGTTCCTGGAGTCGGTGGGCCGGGGCGACGCGGAGACAGCGCGGGCCCGGGAGCGTGCGTCGGAGCTGCTGGACCACTGGTACCGGGGCGACGGCTGGTACGCCGACGGGGACGGGCGCGCCTTCGACCACTACAACGGCTGGGCGTTGCACCTGTATCCGCTGCTGGACGCCCATCTCTCGGGAGACGAGGAGGAGTCGGGGCGCCACGGGGCGCGGCTGCGCGAGCATCTGGACAGCTTCTCGCTGATGTTCGGGGGCGACGGGGCCCCGCTGTACTTCGGGCGCTCGCTGACCTACCGGTTCGCGGCGGGTGCGGCGGTGGGTCTGGGCGCGGTGACGGGGCACACGCCGCTCGCCCCGGGGGTCTCCCGGCGCCTGGTCAGCGGGTCGCTGCGGTACTTCCTGGAGCGGGGCGCGATCGGGCACGACGGGCTGCTGAGCCTCGGCTGGCACGGTCCGCACGCGGCGACGCTGCAGACCTACTCCGGCCCCGCGTCCCCCTATTGGGCGTCGAAGGCCTTCGTGACGCTCCTGGCCCCCGCCGGGCACCCGTTGTGGACGTCGCCGGAGGAGGCGGCTCCCAGTGAGGGTCCCGACCGGGTGCTGTCCGTTCCGGCGACGGGCCTTCTGGTGCAGTCGACGGGGGCGGACGGCGTGGTGCGGCTGCACAACCACGGCAGCGACCATGTCCGCCCGGACGAGGGCGAGTCGGCTGCCGACGAGGACCCGCACTACGCGCGCCTCGCGTACTCCACCGTGACCGGGCCGACCTCGGCGGGGAACACGGCGGACAACCATCTGTCGGTGACGGTGGGCGGGGCGCGCAGTGCCCGGCGGCGTATCCGTCCGCTGGGGTGCGGACACGGCGACGGCTGGGGCTGGGCGGCCTCCTGGCATCTGCCGGTGTTCCCGGCGGGCCCGTCCACCGTCCCGGGGCTGCGGGTGGAGAGTGTGACCGTGGTGCGGGGCCGCCACGAACTGCGGGCGCACCGGGTGCTGGGTGCGCCGGACGGGGCGCGGGCCGAACTGACGGGCTGGGCGACCGCCCCGGACGGCCCGGTGCGTTCAGTGCTGCGGGAACTGCACGGATGGGAGGCACCCGAGGAGGTACGGGCCCCGCAGGGCACGGCGTTCGCGCGCTGGGCGACCGTGCCCCGGCTCGGCGCCGAGGTGACCGGAACGGCGGTTCTGGTTGCCCTCGCCTCGCTGACCGCCGGCCCGGAGGCCGCCCCGCCGGACGAGGCCGTGGGCGGCTCGGCGGACCCGGGTGGCGCGTCCAGCGGCGCGGTGGACGGTGCCGGGACGTCCGGCGGCTCGGTGGACAGGGGCAGCGCGTCCAGCGGCTCGGTGGACAGGGACAGCGCGTCCAGCGGCTCGGTGGACAGGGACAGCGCGTCCGGCAGCGCGGTGGACCGGGTGGCGGTGGACGGTGACACGGTCAGCGTGCGGTGGTCGCAGGACGGGGCGTGGACGCGTATCGCCTTCGGCGGGGACACGGTGACGGTCGAGCACGGCTAG
- a CDS encoding DUF2510 domain-containing protein — MTPPGWHPDPGHSGKGPAQERWWDGAQWTGHVRASPEAVRRRGIRIGVGVTVGAVVLAAIGGGMYLLGEDRGSARPDTAASSPSAAPDLPGAPDGGKGSDGENGEGQGPGQKLPPTEPGFATDLAAGISMPVPEGWKGTSGAVGAGLTTGEHACPGDTSETCVRGGVFSAPAAAVKLTAGTPEEAAKKDISANAKESYGGKSYGKITSHEELRSEAVTVAGGKGYVVRWKVVTQKGDDGYVESLVFPSPVSKNMLVVVRSGFDINEDAPKLSVLDEITGGIKAASVGEGGNGGEV; from the coding sequence ATGACCCCGCCCGGCTGGCATCCAGACCCCGGGCACTCAGGCAAAGGCCCCGCTCAGGAACGCTGGTGGGACGGAGCGCAGTGGACCGGCCATGTCCGCGCGTCGCCCGAAGCGGTACGCCGTCGCGGCATCCGCATCGGCGTCGGCGTGACGGTCGGCGCGGTGGTGCTCGCCGCCATCGGGGGCGGCATGTACCTGCTGGGCGAGGACCGTGGCAGCGCCCGGCCGGACACCGCGGCCTCCTCGCCGTCGGCCGCCCCCGACCTGCCGGGCGCACCCGACGGCGGTAAGGGGAGCGACGGGGAGAACGGCGAGGGCCAGGGGCCGGGGCAGAAGCTCCCGCCGACCGAGCCGGGTTTCGCCACGGACCTGGCCGCCGGGATCAGCATGCCGGTGCCCGAGGGGTGGAAGGGAACGTCCGGAGCGGTCGGCGCCGGCCTGACGACGGGTGAGCACGCGTGCCCCGGCGACACCTCCGAGACCTGTGTGCGCGGCGGCGTGTTCTCGGCCCCGGCGGCCGCCGTGAAGCTGACCGCGGGGACCCCCGAGGAGGCGGCGAAGAAGGACATCAGCGCCAACGCGAAGGAGTCCTACGGCGGCAAGAGCTACGGGAAGATCACCTCGCACGAGGAGCTGAGGTCCGAGGCCGTCACGGTGGCGGGCGGCAAAGGGTACGTCGTGCGCTGGAAGGTGGTGACGCAGAAGGGCGACGACGGCTACGTGGAGTCCCTGGTGTTCCCCTCCCCCGTCTCCAAGAACATGCTCGTCGTGGTCCGGTCCGGGTTCGACATCAATGAGGACGCGCCGAAACTGTCCGTTCTGGACGAGATCACGGGCGGGATCAAGGCCGCGTCCGTCGGCGAAGGAGGCAACGGCGGCGAGGTCTGA
- a CDS encoding phosphocholine-specific phospholipase C, producing the protein MADLNRRRFFQIAGATAGFTALSGSIDRAAAIPAHRGSGTIEDVEHIVVLMQENRSFDHYFGALNGVRGFGDPRPVTLPSGKSVWHQADAAGKETLPFHPTADDLGMQFLQGLNHDWAGGHQAYNDGRYDRWIPAKTPTTMAYLTREDIPFHYALADRFTVCDAYHCSFIGATDPNRYYLWSGHTGNDGTGGGPVLGNEERGYRWTTYPERLEKAGISWKIYQDIGDGLDGPGGWGWIDDAYRGNYGDNSLLYFDKYRKAKPGNPLYDKARTGTNVSAGDDYFDGIAADVRNGTLPRISWVAAPEAFTEHSNFPSNYGAWYIARLLDALTSDPEVWSRTALFITYDENDGFFDHVVPPYPPVSASEGLSTADTSTEVYAGGSSYGPGVYGLGPRVPMLVVSPWSTGGYVCSETFDHTSVLRFMEERFGVREPNISPWRRAVCGDLTSAFDFARTEPAPGDLPDTAAYEPPDRERHPDYRPTPPAVGSMPKQEAGSRPTRPLPYAPYVDGAVDPGTGKITLTFSPGTAAGAQFYVTSGNRTDVPWTYTVEAGRTLADSWNSAYSGGAHDLTVHGPAGFLRTYRSPGSTAGPEVTVRHNDGSGNLDLTLTNPGDTEVRLTLANAAAYGGAEQTVTLRPGATVSRTIDLREGKRWYDVSVTSEGDSGFLRRFAGHVETGAAGVSDPATITG; encoded by the coding sequence ATGGCAGATCTGAATCGGCGCCGCTTCTTCCAGATAGCCGGTGCGACGGCGGGATTCACCGCGCTGTCCGGCAGCATCGACCGCGCCGCGGCCATCCCCGCCCACCGAGGCTCCGGGACGATCGAGGATGTCGAGCACATCGTCGTCCTGATGCAGGAGAACCGTTCCTTCGACCACTACTTCGGCGCGCTGAACGGCGTGCGGGGGTTCGGCGACCCGCGGCCCGTGACGCTGCCCAGCGGAAAGTCCGTGTGGCATCAGGCCGACGCGGCGGGCAAGGAGACCCTGCCGTTCCACCCGACCGCCGACGACCTGGGCATGCAGTTCCTCCAGGGGCTCAACCACGACTGGGCGGGCGGCCACCAGGCGTACAACGACGGGCGCTACGACCGCTGGATCCCGGCCAAGACGCCGACGACCATGGCCTATCTGACCCGGGAGGACATCCCCTTCCACTACGCGCTGGCCGACCGCTTCACCGTCTGCGACGCCTACCACTGCTCGTTCATCGGGGCCACCGACCCCAACCGCTACTACCTCTGGTCCGGGCACACCGGCAACGACGGCACCGGCGGCGGGCCCGTCCTCGGCAACGAGGAGCGGGGATACCGCTGGACCACGTACCCCGAGCGGCTGGAGAAGGCCGGGATCTCCTGGAAGATCTACCAGGACATCGGCGACGGTCTGGACGGCCCCGGCGGCTGGGGCTGGATCGACGACGCCTACCGGGGCAACTACGGCGACAACTCGCTGCTGTACTTCGACAAGTACCGCAAGGCCAAGCCCGGTAACCCGCTCTACGACAAGGCGCGTACCGGTACGAACGTGTCCGCCGGCGACGACTACTTCGACGGGATCGCCGCCGACGTGCGCAACGGCACGCTGCCCCGGATCTCCTGGGTCGCCGCCCCGGAAGCCTTCACCGAGCACTCCAACTTCCCCTCGAACTACGGTGCCTGGTACATCGCCCGGCTCCTGGACGCGCTGACGTCCGACCCCGAGGTGTGGAGCCGCACCGCCCTGTTCATCACCTACGACGAGAACGACGGATTCTTCGACCACGTCGTGCCGCCCTACCCGCCGGTCTCCGCGAGCGAGGGCCTGTCCACGGCCGACACCTCCACCGAGGTGTATGCGGGCGGCTCCTCGTACGGCCCTGGCGTCTACGGCCTCGGGCCGCGCGTTCCGATGCTGGTCGTCTCACCCTGGAGCACCGGAGGTTACGTCTGCTCCGAGACGTTCGACCACACCTCGGTGCTCCGGTTCATGGAGGAGCGCTTCGGCGTGCGCGAGCCGAACATCTCACCGTGGCGGCGTGCCGTCTGCGGCGATCTGACCTCCGCCTTCGACTTCGCCCGGACCGAGCCGGCCCCCGGCGACCTGCCGGACACCGCCGCCTACGAGCCGCCGGACCGCGAACGGCACCCGGACTACCGGCCCACCCCGCCCGCCGTCGGCTCGATGCCGAAGCAGGAAGCGGGCAGCCGGCCCACCCGGCCGCTTCCGTACGCCCCGTACGTGGACGGAGCCGTCGACCCGGGCACCGGAAAGATCACGCTCACCTTCAGCCCCGGTACGGCGGCCGGTGCGCAGTTCTACGTCACCTCCGGCAACCGGACCGACGTCCCGTGGACGTACACCGTCGAGGCGGGCAGGACGCTCGCCGACTCCTGGAACTCGGCGTACTCCGGGGGCGCCCACGACCTCACCGTCCACGGTCCGGCCGGTTTCCTCCGTACGTATCGGAGCCCGGGTTCGACCGCCGGCCCGGAGGTCACCGTCCGGCACAACGACGGGAGCGGCAACCTCGACCTGACCCTCACCAACCCCGGCGACACCGAGGTCCGGCTCACGCTCGCCAACGCGGCCGCCTACGGGGGAGCGGAGCAGACGGTGACGCTCCGGCCCGGCGCCACGGTGTCGCGCACGATCGACCTGCGGGAGGGCAAGCGCTGGTACGACGTGTCCGTCACCTCCGAGGGTGATTCCGGATTCCTGCGCCGGTTCGCCGGCCACGTCGAAACGGGGGCCGCCGGGGTGAGCGACCCCGCCACGATCACCGGCTGA
- a CDS encoding GNAT family N-acetyltransferase yields the protein MPATYATMPFHLTTERLILRPWAPSDAAAFCDLLAERGNGRPPEDRIRTSIAEFLTATETTGIALLPVQRRAEGDFIGYCGLIIGRTTLEEPEIAYELFRHAHGRGYATEAAGAVLEAAAATGRTRLWSTVGTGNAPSLRVLEKLGFARDRVSVEENGEVAWLTRSLP from the coding sequence ATGCCCGCCACGTACGCGACCATGCCGTTCCACCTCACGACCGAGCGCCTGATACTCCGGCCGTGGGCCCCGTCCGACGCCGCCGCGTTCTGCGACCTCCTCGCCGAACGCGGCAACGGAAGACCTCCGGAGGATCGCATCCGGACATCCATCGCGGAGTTCCTCACGGCGACGGAGACCACCGGGATCGCTCTGCTGCCCGTCCAGCGGCGCGCGGAAGGCGACTTCATCGGCTACTGCGGGCTGATCATCGGCCGCACCACCCTGGAGGAGCCCGAGATCGCGTACGAGCTGTTCCGACATGCGCACGGGCGCGGATACGCCACCGAGGCGGCCGGCGCCGTACTCGAAGCCGCCGCGGCCACCGGGCGCACGCGGCTCTGGTCGACCGTCGGCACAGGGAACGCGCCCTCGCTCCGGGTGCTGGAGAAGCTCGGATTCGCGAGGGATCGCGTCTCCGTGGAGGAGAACGGCGAAGTGGCCTGGCTCACACGCTCGTTGCCGTGA
- a CDS encoding alpha/beta hydrolase: MKGPTVVLVHGLYHRPEHFDAVAHRLRASGLGAVAPELHRGSLAADTEAVQAAVDSLEEPPLLLGHSYGGSVITGVRGARHLVHLASFVPDAGESAAALGGASAELRDAIRPEPDGSTSLRPDRAADVLHHDCPGPLAGRAVGLLRPQASGCGRGVPAHHSWKDTPSTYVVCAQDRAVDPALQRTMGSRCTEVREWATGHSPFVGRPALLVSLLRELLVPGHRS, from the coding sequence ATGAAAGGGCCGACCGTCGTGCTCGTGCACGGCCTGTACCACCGCCCCGAGCATTTCGACGCGGTCGCGCACCGCCTCCGGGCCTCGGGGCTCGGAGCCGTCGCCCCCGAGCTCCACCGCGGTTCGCTGGCTGCCGACACCGAGGCGGTCCAGGCCGCCGTCGACTCGCTGGAGGAACCTCCCCTGCTGCTCGGACACTCCTACGGCGGGTCCGTGATCACCGGAGTACGCGGAGCGCGGCATCTGGTCCATCTGGCGTCCTTCGTCCCGGACGCCGGGGAGAGCGCGGCCGCTCTCGGCGGGGCGTCCGCGGAACTCCGGGACGCGATCAGGCCCGAGCCCGACGGATCGACCAGCCTGCGTCCCGATCGTGCCGCCGACGTCCTGCACCACGACTGCCCCGGCCCGCTCGCGGGCCGGGCGGTCGGCCTTTTGCGTCCCCAGGCCTCCGGCTGCGGGCGGGGAGTTCCGGCGCACCACAGCTGGAAGGACACCCCCTCCACCTACGTCGTCTGCGCACAGGACCGGGCCGTCGACCCCGCCCTGCAGCGGACGATGGGCTCGCGCTGCACCGAGGTGCGCGAGTGGGCGACGGGCCACTCCCCGTTCGTGGGGCGGCCCGCTCTCCTCGTCTCACTCCTGCGGGAGTTGCTCGTACCGGGGCACCGGTCGTAG